Below is a genomic region from Granulicella sibirica.
CGCGGCACAGCCAGAGCCCGGGTCGCGCTTGTTACAAGCCTGTGCTGTGTCTCGCAGGTAAGGACACCGGGTGCGTTGCAGCAGGTTTCCTGCCATGCTTGCCATGTTGCGAATCTGTTGCGAAGCTCCTGAGTGAAGCGCCTCGGCTACCCCGGGATAGGTGCCTGAAAGGAGTGGATGGTCGGACGCCGTCGCATTCTTGACATTCGCTCCAATTCGGAGCCCTCCTCCCGGTGCCGTCACTATGCCTGACAGCGGTAGCCGCGAGATGTCCACGAGCTTCGTCGGTCGCTGAACATGCTCTTTGAGCAAGTCGACTTGGCTCGTTCCGCCTGCAAGGAACTGCGCTCCGGGATCTCCCGACACTACTGCAACGGCTGAGGCGACATCAGTTGCACGCTCGTAGACGAATGGCCTCATCTGACTGGCCAATCGTTGGCAGACTTGCGAACGCCGCCTGTCGCAGACAGCGAGAGGTCGTCAATTAGTCTGTGCAAACGTATTGCGTGCTGAAAATCAGGAATGTTATATGTGCCAGAGTTGATGTCGTCGCGGAGACCGGCGTAAACACCGGCTACATTCAGCACTATGTCCGGCATAGAACTCAGCTCACCTTCGTCCACTGTCTGCTGTTCGCCGTTAAGGATTAATTGCAGCGTACCGGACTGGAACCCCCTTATGGCCCCGCCGCGCAGCTCGACCTCTCCGTTAGTGCCAGTGATCTGAAACGAGAAAGGCACTTGGTCCGCTGGTCTCCCCCCTGCAACTTCAATCGCGAGCACACCCGCCTTTTTTAGTTGCGCTTGCACGAGGATGTGGTCGGGCGTAATCCTTTGGTAGGGCGTTGGCGGATCGCCAACTTCGATGTGCGGATATTGCGTACTCGTGAGTGCCGATGCGCAGTCGAGACCGCCCAGAACAGCTATGGCTGCGTCGACGGTATGAGCGCCCTGAATCGTGACCAGCGTCACACCATTGGCGGGATCTTCCGAGAAGGCCATGGGCGCTCCCGTTGTCTTGCCGAAAGCGATCGTGCTGGAGATAACGCGAGCGCTCAGGACGGTACCGATTGTGCCGGACTCTAGGAGGCTCCGTGCTTGCCGGAGTTCCGGGTTGCACCGTGTTTGCAAACCGATCGCCACATGCAGACCGGCGGCAGTTGCCGCTGCAGCAAGTTCTTCCGTTTCCCCGAGATTTTTACCAAGTGGCCACTCGCAGTAGATGTGCTTTCCAGCCTTAATGGCACTGAGCACCAAGTCCCGGTGATCGGGGACTTTCACGCAGATAGAAACGATATCGATACCAGGATCGTGTATGAGCTCCCCAGAATCCGCGTACGCGGCCCTTGCCCCAAAGGCCTGAGCGGCGGCATCTGATTTTGCCTGGCTGCCGGAAGCGACAGCCCTCAACTCAAGCCCTTGGAGCTTCTGAACAGCAGGAATATGTGAATCACGTGCCCAACCACGGTCCGCGCTGGCCCCGATAATTCCGACCTGTAGCCGTCTTTGCATAATGGTTTTCTCCGTAAGCGTCATTACCGACGGGCATGGGCGCACTGTGAACGATGATCGTTCTGCTGCCAATTGAATACTGTATTGAAAAGCACACAAAGTGCCGTCAAAAGTTATGACACCCCGGTCGAACGGCAACTGCGTCGCCGTCTTGTGCCACCGGTAGTAGGAAACGATCAAGAACGAGAAAGAGCCCCAGCGGAACCGAGTTCATCTACTATGTGGCCGGTAAAACGCGCCTGACTTGGGGTTTACGGTTTCGCGATCTGGCCGACAGCTTGCTCGATCTGGCCGAAGGCGACAACTTCACTCGCCAAGTGGTCGGAGTAGCCGCACAATGCGGAATGCCCCTAAACAGGGCACATCGAATTGCATGCGTGTGCTCTTTAGGCTCTAGTTCTTCTTACCCTCTTGAGTGAGCCGAAGTAACGAATCCGGTGCTCGCAATCGGGCCACGGGTCAGAAGCTAGTTCTTCGCTTTGAAAGGATCTTCTGAGCAATTCGTGGGGAGCGCCTTACACTTGGCAGCGCTCGATCTACCAATTCATTCCCGTACTCCTCCGTCAAAGCAGGGTGACGAAGCAGTAACCGAAGATAGATCGGTGCAACTATCGCATCGAGTAGAAGCTCCGCGTCTGTCCCAGCTACAAATTCGCCCGACGCGATTCCGCGCTCTATGCCGGCTATGGTTGATGCTCTTCTCGGGCGGATGTGGTTCTCGTAGAGTTCCTTGAGGATCAACGGATCTGCCTGTCCCTCAGCAATCAGGTCCGCGACAACCTTTCCGAACAACCCATGGCATTCAGCGATGAGGCGCTTCACCCTCGTACGCAGGGCCTCTTCCTCCGTGGCAGTTTCTGGGAGTTCGATGATGACGTTGAACCGCTCCTGGAACATGGCGAGGATCAATGCGGCCTTGGAGGGCCACCATTTATAAAGCGTCGGCTTTCCAACCCCCGCTCGCTTTGCGACGGCCTCCATGGTCAGTTCACGAGCGGGAAATTCTTTCAGCAAACCAGCGACGGCTTCCATGATCGCCGCATGAGAGGCCGCTGCTTCACTCCGTGGTCTCCCCATAGGGGCCGGCATGGACTTCGAACTCGGCATGAATCAAACTTAGCAGAACGGAAAGTAAAACTAAATGCATCCTCTGCCTTTCCTTTACGTCTAGTAAAGTACGAGTACTGAAGTTCACACGATTACAGGAGGAACACCAATGCAGACTCTTCAGAAGGATCAGACTACCGCACCATGGTTGGTGGAGCATCCACTGAGCGCGGACGACCAAGCTGCGATGGACGCGATGCGCGTTATCGTCGACCCCAACAAAGGCAAGCTTCAGGGGATCGCAGCCCGAGATCCCTTCGACTCCATCATGGAGCACGTCTCTGCGCCTGCCGGCGTAGTCTACGAGGCGAACCAAATCGGGGGCGTTTCGGGGTGGTGGTGCCGCCCCGAAGGCGCACGGCCCGGCGAAGCGATCATGCACATCCATGGCGGATGGTTCAACTGGGGCTCCGCACAGGCGTTTCGGCACTTGGCAGGCCATATTGCCATCAGCGCCGGAGTAGTCGTCTTCTTGCCTGACTACCGCCTTGCTCCGGAGCACCCTTTTCCTGCCGCCGCT
It encodes:
- a CDS encoding Gfo/Idh/MocA family protein — its product is MIVSYYRWHKTATQLPFDRGVITFDGTLCAFQYSIQLAAERSSFTVRPCPSVMTLTEKTIMQRRLQVGIIGASADRGWARDSHIPAVQKLQGLELRAVASGSQAKSDAAAQAFGARAAYADSGELIHDPGIDIVSICVKVPDHRDLVLSAIKAGKHIYCEWPLGKNLGETEELAAAATAAGLHVAIGLQTRCNPELRQARSLLESGTIGTVLSARVISSTIAFGKTTGAPMAFSEDPANGVTLVTIQGAHTVDAAIAVLGGLDCASALTSTQYPHIEVGDPPTPYQRITPDHILVQAQLKKAGVLAIEVAGGRPADQVPFSFQITGTNGEVELRGGAIRGFQSGTLQLILNGEQQTVDEGELSSMPDIVLNVAGVYAGLRDDINSGTYNIPDFQHAIRLHRLIDDLSLSATGGVRKSANDWPVR
- a CDS encoding TetR/AcrR family transcriptional regulator, with the translated sequence MEAVAGLLKEFPARELTMEAVAKRAGVGKPTLYKWWPSKAALILAMFQERFNVIIELPETATEEEALRTRVKRLIAECHGLFGKVVADLIAEGQADPLILKELYENHIRPRRASTIAGIERGIASGEFVAGTDAELLLDAIVAPIYLRLLLRHPALTEEYGNELVDRALPSVRRSPRIAQKILSKRRTSF